Part of the Cellulomonas taurus genome, TCGCTCGGGACGCTTCGCCTAACCCTGGTCGGCGATGCCGAACAGCGGTTAGCCTGACGGCCCGACCACGACCAGGGGGACACCGATGGCGAGCAGCACGATCAGACCCGAGGCCGAGGAGGACTCCCGGTACTGGGTGAAGTCGGTGTCGCGGGCGGTGGACGTCCTGGAACTCCTGGCGGCGCAACCGCCGGGTGAGCCGATGTCGGTGACGGACATCGGCGCGGCCCTCGGCCTGTCCAAGAGCGCGGTCTTCGCGACCCTGCACACGCTGACCCGGCGCGGCCTGGTGGCGGACGAGGGCAGCGGGATGACCCGCCGCTACCGACTCGGGATGGCGCTGGCCCGGTTGGGGTCGCAGGCGCTGGCGCAGACGTCGCTGCGGGATGTGGCCCGGCCGCACCTGGTGGCCCTGGCCCGCGGCACCCGGTCGACGGCGCGGTTGGCGACCCTGGTGCAGGACCAGGCGGTGGTGATCGACCAGGTCGGTGGCAACGAGCGCGTGCGGCTCGACCTGCGCATGGGCTCGCACGAGCTGCCGCACTCGACCGGTCTGGGCAAGGCGATCCTGAGCTGCCTGCCGCCGGAGGAGATCCGCGCGATCGTGGACCGGGTGGGGCTGGTGCGCCGGACCGCCCGGACGATCGTGGACCCGGACAGCCTGGTCGCCCACCTGGCGGAGGCCCGGATCGCCGGGTACGCGTTCGACGACGAGGAGGACGCCGACGGGGTGTTCTGCATCGGGTCGCCGTTGTTCGGTCACGACGGGGCCTGCCTGGGTGCGATCTCGATCACCGGCCTGAAGCTGGATCAGCCGTCCTGGCACTACCAGGAGCTCGGCCGCGAGGTCCGGGACACCGCCCAGCGGATCAGCCGTGACCTGGGCTACGACCCCGAGGCCGAGGTGATCACGGTGGTCGGGGTGGTTGACGACCCCGAGCAGCAGGACTAGCGTCCTCGCAATCGCGGAACAGTCCCCAGCCCGGGACGATCCGTGCGCAGGCCAGCCCCCTGCGCTCCGCCGCTCGGTCGGCCCTCGATGGGGAGGGACGACCGGGACGCTTTCTCCCGACGCCACGACGCACGACCGCCCGACGATTCAGAGGCGGTCGGCAGCATGGCAGCACGTCCCGAGAGCGACATGTCGCCCCGGCAGATGCCGGTGGGCTCGCTGGCGCGTGCCGTCGCGGCGGGCGAGGTGCAGGCGGTCGCGCCCGCCACCGACGGCACCCCAGCAGCACACCGGACCGCCCCGGAGGCCCCCCAAGCCGCGGACGGCGCGCACTCGGCCACCCCGGTCTCCCCGACCGCCCCCGCCACCCCCGCGCCGACCCCGTGGCAGCACACCCCCGCCCCCCGGCCCGCCGACGCGGTGCGTGGCCTGCCGCCGGTGACCATCGCCCTGGTCGGCGCGGGCAACCGCGGTCAGTCCTACCTGTCCTGGGCGCAGGCCAACCCGGACCGTGCCCGCCTGGTGGCGGTGGCCGACCCGCTGGCCGAGCGGCGGGCGGCGGTGAGCAGCGGGGACGCGTCGGTGCGGCAGTTCGACGACTGGCGGGAGTTGGCGGCGCAGGGCCGGATCGCCGACATGGTGATCGTCTCCACCCAGGACCGGCAGCACGCGGAGCCGGCGAAGGCGTTCGCGGCGCTGGGCTACGCGGTGCTGCTGGAGAAGCCGATCGCGCCCACCGAGGCCGAGGTGCGGGAGATCGTCGCCGCGGTCCAGGACACCGGCGTGCTGTTCGGCGTCTGCCACGTGCTGCGGTACACGCCCTACACCGACCTGGTGAAGGAGGTCGTCGACTCCGGGGTGCTCGGTCGGCTGATCGACGTGCAGCACCTGGAGCCGGTCGGCTGGTGGCACATGGCGCACTCCTACGTGCGCGGGCCGTGGCGGCAGGAGTCGACGTCGGCGCCGATGCTGCTGGCCAAGAGCTGCCACGACCTGGACTGGCTGCGCTACGTCACCGGGCTGCGGATCGAGCAGGTGTCGAGCTTCGGGTCATTGACCGAGTTCCGCCCGGAGAACCGCCCGGCCGAGGCGGCCGACCGCTGCCTGGACTGCGTGCTGGAACCGACCTGCCCGTACTCCGCTCCCCGGTTGTACCTGGGCACGCTGCGCGCCGACGGCCCGGTGTGGCCGGTCAGCGTGATCACCTCCCGCACCGACGAGGCCGGGGTGATCGAGGCGCTGCGCGACGGTCAGTACGGGCGGTGCGTGTGGGATTCCGACAACGACGTGGTCGACCACCAGGTGGTCGCCATGCGGCTGGAGGGTGGGGCGGCGGCGACGTTCACCATGACCGCCTTCTCCGAGCAGACCCACCGGCAGACCAGGATCTTCGGCTCGCACGGCTTCGCCGAGGGCGACGGCGAACGGGTCCGGGTCGTCGACTTCCGCACCAACACCACGCACGTCCTCGACTCCGGGGTGCTGGGCGGCTCGAACGCCGCCGGTGACCACGGCGGCGGCGACAGCGGGTTGATGGACCACTTCACCGCGGCGGTCGCCACCGGTGATCGCGGCTGGGTCCGTTCGGGCCCGGTCGAGTCGTTGGACAGCCACCTCGCCGTGTTCGCCGCGGAGGATGCGCGGCACTCCGGCGCGGTGCGCACGGTGGGCCAGGTCGACGACCCGGTCCCCACGCACTGAACACCCAGCACCATCCACCGAACCCTCCCCCTGGGTTCTGATGAAGGAGATGCGATGAGACTCGTGACGAAGTCGCTGGTGGCCACCGGAGCCGCCTGCACCGTCCTGCTGGCGGGCTGTTCGTCCTCGGGCGGCGGCGGTGGCAGCACGACGGCCGACGGCGAACTGTCCGGTGAGGTCACCATGTGGACCTACCCGGTGATCGCGGACGAAGCGGCGCACCAGGCGTTCTGGGACAAGCAGGTCGAGGCGTTCACCGCCGAGCACCCGGATG contains:
- a CDS encoding IclR family transcriptional regulator encodes the protein MASSTIRPEAEEDSRYWVKSVSRAVDVLELLAAQPPGEPMSVTDIGAALGLSKSAVFATLHTLTRRGLVADEGSGMTRRYRLGMALARLGSQALAQTSLRDVARPHLVALARGTRSTARLATLVQDQAVVIDQVGGNERVRLDLRMGSHELPHSTGLGKAILSCLPPEEIRAIVDRVGLVRRTARTIVDPDSLVAHLAEARIAGYAFDDEEDADGVFCIGSPLFGHDGACLGAISITGLKLDQPSWHYQELGREVRDTAQRISRDLGYDPEAEVITVVGVVDDPEQQD
- a CDS encoding Gfo/Idh/MocA family protein, whose protein sequence is MAARPESDMSPRQMPVGSLARAVAAGEVQAVAPATDGTPAAHRTAPEAPQAADGAHSATPVSPTAPATPAPTPWQHTPAPRPADAVRGLPPVTIALVGAGNRGQSYLSWAQANPDRARLVAVADPLAERRAAVSSGDASVRQFDDWRELAAQGRIADMVIVSTQDRQHAEPAKAFAALGYAVLLEKPIAPTEAEVREIVAAVQDTGVLFGVCHVLRYTPYTDLVKEVVDSGVLGRLIDVQHLEPVGWWHMAHSYVRGPWRQESTSAPMLLAKSCHDLDWLRYVTGLRIEQVSSFGSLTEFRPENRPAEAADRCLDCVLEPTCPYSAPRLYLGTLRADGPVWPVSVITSRTDEAGVIEALRDGQYGRCVWDSDNDVVDHQVVAMRLEGGAAATFTMTAFSEQTHRQTRIFGSHGFAEGDGERVRVVDFRTNTTHVLDSGVLGGSNAAGDHGGGDSGLMDHFTAAVATGDRGWVRSGPVESLDSHLAVFAAEDARHSGAVRTVGQVDDPVPTH